The genomic segment GAATcctccaaagaaaaaaaaaaaacaaagttttatgATATACTTTTTCTACTTACAATTGAATATAATCATCTCATATACCAGGaatttacataataaattatctCAAACCTATACTTTTCAACTATGAAAAAATGGATACAGAACCAGGTCAACAGAGGAAGTATACAATATAGACTTTCCTTAAGCTTCATGTATGCAACAAGTTTTTGCGATCACAGGTGAGTCTCAAACTATCTCAACCAAAATGGAATAGAATGGTTCCAACATTTTGCAGCACAAGACCACATGATTCCATCATTTTTCTTCCAAACATCCATCACAGGACCAAATCTACGATCTTTTAGGAACACGTTCTTACCCAAGCGTAAAATATCCTAGGATCCTGTAAATGCATAGCTTGCATCAGTGAATAGTAAACATCTCGTGTTACAGGGGGTGCCAGTGAACATGATCCAGACAAATACATTTATGTTGCGTATAGATGAGGAATTTTTGCAGGgtaattcacttttttttagaGAATTTAAAGTGTTTAATGGTGAAGTATGTTATTTGGATagggaaattttaaaaatttaaagtctaaaagtttataaataatctGAGTACTTAAATtagataatttcaaattttatataaacaaaaattgaaactcTTCAAACTATCTTATCTATCACATCTATGTTTTTCTctcacattaaatattttaaagtggCTAACctttgatattaaaatttcaattttgaatatatatatatatatatatatatatatatatatatatatatatatatatatatattcgacatgatagaaattaaattatccTTTCCAAACTAAGTTTCAAATTTATccaacaattatttaaaaaatataggaaatttcaaacattttaaatttcctgaaattttaaaattcttcgTTCAATAACAACATCAATATCCCATGATTCGTTTAATAGACTCTCTAATACTATTTCTTTCAATACACTCTCTCTTATTAGTTAATATCATGTGTCTTACAAGTTTGTAAATGAGACCCGCATATTTTGTGGGTCTCGTGAATTTCATCCAACAAGAGAGTGCTTACGAGAGAGTGTTAAGAGACTTTGGAGTGTGCAAATGCACCCTCTCATTCTGagaaaattttaagtatatatagAGAAATTTTTGAACTTTGCATCCTCATTTTTTAATCCCAGATTATCATTTCAGTGTCAACTTGTCTTGAGAAGTTCCAGCAATCCACTATCCAACACACTCTTTTCAATACACATTCTCATACTGACTAAAATTGTTTACAAAATCAGAGGATAGAAACTCTTTAAAAAGAATCTGAGActcaaaaaaaattgtaatttctaATAAAGTTtagtcaataataaaaaatgtgttaaaaaaaaGGGTGTTGCTAGCACTTCTCGTTTTATTCGCTAGATTGTTTCTTACATTTCATAACAATTTCAGCTCTTCAGGTACTTTGAACATTATTGAGCTATGCATTGCATTCCATTCCATGATATGAttagggatggcaacgggtcgAGCACGAATAGTGCCTACCCGACAAAAAAATTTTATCCACTACCTAACCTGTTACCCGTACGGATatccgcttaaaaaatatcagctaatattttaaaacccgtAAATATCCGTGGTTACCCGCGGATATCCGTGAATACccgtaaatatttaaaaaaatatatttttataaaatactataataaaacttaaataaaattacaaaaaatatataaaatataatatatattaaattaaatataaattaaaatttaattttaattatatttaacttataaaatataaactagtgttaattttaattaaatttaacttaataaaatataaattaaatttttatttttatttttattttttgcaggtAGCGCATATTCGCAGGTACAGATAATATAATACCTGCACCTGACCCGTTTATAGGCGGGTATTAAAAAATCCGCTACATCCGTCACGGATTTTATCCACGAATATCCGTGGACGtggatttttttgccatccctagtgataatgataataataataattattattattattatttaaataaaatgctCCATCTAACTAGGGGTCCTAGATCTGCAGTTAAAGTGTGTTAGATTGCATTTCTCACTATCATTTATGTCTGCAGAATTGAGCCAACAACTGTATTAGCGAGTCCTAGCAAGATTGTTAGAAACTCAACCGCACTAGTGTTCAAGGACGAGCACAAGAAAAAATGCCTTGATAGTTTAATTATGTTTCTTAAAGATTACCTTGTTTAATAACCTAACGAGAGTATAAACATGTATAACATTAAAGACAGGATCTAAGATTTTtctcataaatattaatttcagtCATGTCAGGTCAAACAGTAAAAAGAGAATTGAATCATTTTACCTAATAAGATAGTATACGAATATGAAGGCAAGTGTGAAATAACCCACATATGAGCACGTTTTCCTCGCTGATTTCTTCTCAAAAACCTACAAAATACGGTTTTTGCACACTAAATAATTTTCCAATCATGTAAAATCAAAACAAGACAAAATGAGGCACATTAATGCAGAAAAAACATTACCTTCTTGAATCGATCCATGGTTCCCATCATCATACCCCTTGACGCATCCATTTTGTTACCCTAATTTACAACGGAAGCCAATTAGAATAATGGAAGAGAGTTTCTGACAGAAACACACGAAGTGTATTGTTTACATACCACCCGATCAAGTAACTGGTTATGACTCTCAACCTCCTCATGTATATCACCTGTTAACTGTTGATCAAGTAAATATTAACagtccaataaaatataaatcaacaGATCATTTCATTTTAGTGGTTCCTCCAAGCAAATTAGTAAATGAATAATTAGAACCTTATCCAACGAAACCCATAGGCTAAATAATTTCTTAGGCATTAAAGTAGTAACTGACCAATCATTCATACTTTAAAAGAAATCCAATAcgaaaaagacaagaaaatttttgtttaaatggaTGAGTTCGCCAGCAATTGCTACCTTCACGCCTTATACTATCAGTTTTTAGTAAAATGTTGTTTcctattatttataattttagaagttcaaaacaatattaattactatattttgacAAATATAACATactctttaattattttacacatTTATCATGAAATTGCCACAAAAGACGAATAGTAAGAGatggaaaaatttatttaattaattagaggggtaaatggtataatatgaaatcagataataattttaatactaatGAGAACATTAATTGTACTTCTCAATTCCTATATCAACCATAAAAGCCACTGAAGAAGGAACAAAGGTCATGGCATACATGCGCACACACATAACCTTGATGAACTAATCACAAGCACTACCGGACCCGCAGTTAACATAAATTCAGAACCGCTTATTTACAAATCAACTGATGCCCATTAAAGAAAAGTACAAACACATTCGTTTTTACAATAGAGCAGCAAATTAGAAACAAGGCAGACATTTCCCAATATCTCAGCTAATGATCCAAAACGGTAATGGGCAAATTAGAAACAACATATGTGCCAAAAGTATAGCCAAACTTCAACAAAAATTGAGCCATGGCAAGAAATATTTTCAACACTGGCAGAACtgttccatgaatctttccattTCATATAGCCAGGCACGAAGACCTTAATTTAGTTAATACttcaaaaaagaaacaatacTTGGATAGATAAAACTTACTCGTTTCAAAAAGGAAACTTTGTCATGCAAAGTCTCTATGGCTTTATCATTATCATGCTCATTAATATCACGTGAGTAAGAGGAAGAAGCCCTTAGACCACCCTCCTCCAGACTATCAAAACCATCTACCACTGATGATCTGGAAGGACGATTATCTctgtatttgaaaattaaacaGTTGAGAGTTAATACACAAGAGAGTAATAATATTTCACAAAAATTTAGAacaaagaaatcaaattaaGAACATCAAAGCCTActagaagaaaataaacattaGCATTACCCCATATCAGATTTTATAGGATAACAGTAACTCAAAAGTTGGTTTGGATCTCAACGGTTTGAACTCCAAACATGAAACAATCTAATTTCAATAGTCAATCAtgttaatgttaaaaaaattaaaaaaaaatggcaaTGAATAATTGCTGATAGCATAAATGAAATCAATCACTTCctgaaaaactataaaacaagaagaagaaatattcATGAGAAGCAGTGTGAATCAAGATGATTCCAgatttgaaaaaacaaatttagcAAGAGAAAATGCAGTTTTAGAGACAAGGTCCTATGGAGGGAACCGATTTGACAATAATCAAACAGAGTATTTATCTCAAGATAGGCCTTAAGCTACTGCCAACACTCTTTACATGGAAAATGATAGCATATGTCGTGTAAACACACAATTTTCTATACCCTTTTGCTTACAGAATTATACCAATGAATTTTCCTCACCTAACTAAACTTCAGATAATAGATTTTACAGGTTTCTTTTGGTAATAATTCCCTCATATAGatgataagagaaaaaaaaatacagcaGAGTGCACTAAAACAAATGTTGACAATATGAAATCTGAAATAACACGAGAAAAACGTATAGAACTCGTCAGAAGGAAATCTCAAACTCCGATATTATGTGATCCTGCTGCATCACATAATTTAAGGGATTATATAACaatattctgttttttttttttttatttcagtttcTGTATTTTAAGAGTTCCTAGTTTAATATTAGAAATTGCATATTTTTCGTTTCCTTTTATGGTTCTCTATTCTGCCTGCATATTTACTCTCCTCGATCATTGCAATCAAGAAGAGAAGGAATAATCCTTCCATACAAAAAATAGAGTGACAAACGAAAGTGAAAGCcccaaaatttgtattttaaaaggCTAGGACAAAAGAATAGtgtcaaaataaaatcaagccTGAGGCCTTGAAAACTCAAAAAAGTGTAGCACAAAGCCACTATAATAAATGAAAGCAAAACTTCTAGCCTTTTGAGACCCAAAACTTAACAAGCCCAGGCTGAAAAGTAAAGACAAGTCACACTTGGGTCAAGCTAGTTGAATTTGTGTTAAATGTTGAAGAACAAGTCTCACATTCGTGAGttagaaaaaagttaaatattatatgagCAAAATGGCCATG from the Vigna angularis cultivar LongXiaoDou No.4 chromosome 3, ASM1680809v1, whole genome shotgun sequence genome contains:
- the LOC108325168 gene encoding bet1-like SNARE 1-2 — protein: MSYRRDNRPSRSSVVDGFDSLEEGGLRASSSYSRDINEHDNDKAIETLHDKVSFLKRLTGDIHEEVESHNQLLDRVGNKMDASRGMMMGTMDRFKKVFEKKSARKTCSYVGYFTLAFIFVYYLIRILGYFTLG